ATTAACTAGTCATTTGGCTCCCTATTCTATTCAAATCTTGGAAAACAATTATAGAAAAGGGAATTACTCTCTCTCTTTGTCAACCGGAAAACCCATCATTAAAGAACTGGATTTTGAAGCCTCCCACGGCTGGTATGATTTTACGGTGAAGGCAGATGGGCTAGAATGGACTTTTGCAGGAAGAATGGAAAATGGGGAAGAAAGTATTTCGGACCCTTTACTTTCTTAAAAATAACAGCCTCCACCAAAACAAAAGCCCCGATAATTTCGGGGCTTTTTCATGGAAAGAAAAATAACTGTTCTGGATAGAAGTTGAAATTTGACTCTTATTTCTATCGATTGATTTTTACCTTTGGGGCATGAAGGTTTTCGCGATTTTATTGTCACTTTTTTCTTTTTGGCTGACAGCAATGCCTTGCTGCAGCGAAGAAAGCAGCTGCGATACCATCGAGCTAAAACAAAATTCAGACTCAGAACCCCAAGATGATTGCAATGATCATTTGCCCTGCTCACCTTTTTATTCCTGTGGAAGTTGTACGGGATTCTCCGCTGAAAACTTCTCATTCCCTCCACTTCTTTCCTCAGAAGAAGTTAATATTGAGCCCAATGCAGAATGGAGTGTTCCCTTTTCGGAGCAACATAGAAAGAGAATCCTAAAACCCCCAGGCAAAGCTCTCCCCTTATTTGCCTAGCTCAGTATGAGCTTTTCTCCTTTCTTACCCATTATTATAACACCATGCTAAAATATCTGTTAGTAGGCATACTCCTATTTGCCAGTAACTGTGTCTTTTCACAAACCACCTATAAAGCAAAAATCATAGATAAAGATTCCGGCACTCCATTGGTTGGAGCGACCATATTGGTTAAAGAAATTTCGCTTGGAGCAGTTTCAGATGAAAATGGAATTGTGACAATACAAGAAATCCCTGCTGGGAATTACACTTTGGATATCCGATTCTTAGGCTATGAAACTCAAAAAGTCAATCGAACTTTCCCACTAGAAACTTCCGATAAACCAGAGGTATTTTACTTAGAGCATGCGCATGAAGAAATGGAAGTTTTGGTTGTTCGTTCCAATCGAAGTTCCAGAGTAATAGAGGACGTGCCCACTCGAGTGGAGATTATCGCCGGGGAGGAGCTCTCCGAAAAAGGGAATATGAAACCCGGTGACATCCGAATGTTGCTCAATGAAAGTACCGGCATTCAAACCCAACAAACTTCCGCTACGAGTTACAATTCCAGCATCCGTATTCAAGGTCTAGATGGTAAATACACCCAGTTACTACGAGACGGTTTGCCCTTGTATGCAGGCTATTCTTCGGGATTGAGTCTGATGCAAATTGCACCTTTGGACTTGGCGCAGGTGGAAGTTATCAAAGGAGCTTCCTCCACCTTGTACGGGGGAGGAGCCATCGCCGGTCTGGTCAATTTGATTTCTAAAACTCCCGAAGATAAACCTGAACTGTCAATCATGCTCAACGGAACTTCTGCATTGGGCTTGGACGCAAGTGCTTATTATGCTGCTAAAAAGGGAAAAATCGGAACTACTATTTTCACTTCCTATAACAAAGGAACCGCATACGATCCTGCAGAAATTGGATTGACCGCGATCCCTAAATTTGACCGTTTCACTATTAACCCCAAGTTATTTTGGTACATGAATTCGCAATCAAGTTTAGTCTTGGGCTTGAATCTGATGCAGGAAGATCGATTGGGAGGAAATATTGATTTCATCGAAGGAGAATCCATGATCAACCCGTATTTTGAGAAAAATACAACAGACCGTATTTCTACAAGTCTCAACTACCAAAACCAACTCAGTGAAACCTCGCAGCTTACTGTCAAAAACAGTTTGAGCTTTTACGATAGAAGTATCGAAGTTCCAGATTTCCTCTTCTCCGGAAAGCAATTCTCTTCTTTTTCTGAGGTAAATATCAATACTCAAGGAGAAAATTCTGAATGGATTGGAGGTTTGAATTTATGGACAGATCAGTTTACCCAAAAAGAGGGAAATGAAGCCCTTCCCTTAGATTACACCCTGAATACCTATGGGGTTTTCATCCAAAATCTTTGGAACGTTTCGGAACAATGGACGCTGGAATCTGGATTTAGGCTAGATTATCAAAAGGATTATGGGGCATTCCCTTTACCTAAGATTTCTGCCATGTTTAAGCCAAGTGATGCACTCACTTTCAGATTGGGAGGAGGATTAGGATATAAATCTCCAACAGTTTTCACAGAAGATGCTGAGAGAAATCAATTTCAGAATATCCTACCCATTGATCCTAAACTATTCGAAGCAGAAAAATCGGCAGGAACCAATCTGGATATAAATTATAAAGTAGCTATCGGAGATGAACTTTCTTTGGTCGCCAATACCCTTTTCTTTTATACCAGAATTCAAAATCCATTATTGCTGACTCCAGCAGGTAGTAATTATGAGTTTCAGCAGCCACAAGGAAGCCTTGAAACCCAGGGAGTGGAAGTAAACATGAAGTGGAATTACAAAGATTTCAAACTTTTTGTAGGCTATACTTTTGCTGATGTGCAGCAGCAATATAATGACATCAAATCCACCTATCCTTTGGTAGCAAAACACCGGATCAATAATGTGTTGATGTATGAAAAGCATGAAAATTTCTGGATAGGATTAGAAGCTTATTATTTTAGTCCCCAGCAATTGAATGACGGTAAAAGCGGAAAATCCTATTGGATCGTGGGCTTGATGAGTGAAAAGAAATTTGGAGAGAAGTTCTCGATCTTCCTAAATTTTGAAAACTTCCTAGATACCCGACAAACTCGATTTGATACGATTTATACCGGCAGCCTTTCAAATCCGGAGTTCCGGGACATTTACGCTCCAGTCGATGGCTTTGTCATCAATGGGGGAATTAAATTCAGACTATTGTAATTGTAATCCTGATAGGCCTCAGAAATTCTCTGGGACTTTATTTTTTGTGATCGGCCAAATCAGATATCAAGAAATTTCTTAATACTACTATTACTAAAAATTGCAAATCATAAAACCTATTCCTAGCTTTTGAATTCAAAAAAAATAGCCAAAATGAGTCAATCTAGCTTGTCCCAAAAAGGGCAAACCGCTTCCGAAAGTCCAGCCAGAGTAGATATGGAAATATATTTTGAAGCGCTCGATAACCCATACCATCCTACTGACAACCCTAAGGGTGCTCTTCCCATGAACGTTGCAGAAAATCATCTCTGTTGGGAAATGCTGAGGGATAGAATTCAACAAGTGACTCGAGAACATGAAATTCCTGATTGGGTGGCTAGCTATGGTGATCCTGCTGGCATTCCTAGATTTAGGGAGGCCACAGCGAGCTTTCTTGAAAACCACCTTTTTGGAACTCATGTAAATCCAGACAGCTTGGCTTTTTCTGTAGGGGCTACTTCCGTAATAGAAATGACCTCGTTTTTATTGGCTGACCCCAGCGACACAGCTGTCATTCCAGCACCTAGTTATCCAGTTTATACAGGAGATATCGGAGTTATTCCCGGGGTAATAAGATATGATCTACAAACGCACGAGGAATTAGAAGAGTTAAAAAATGGGATCCCCATCAATACTCAAAAATTAGAGCAAGCAAAAAAGGATATCGAAGCCAAAGGAAGTCGCTTTAAAATCTTAATCCTCACGAGCCCAGACAATCCCACAGGAGGAATATACAGCGAAAAGCAACTGAGGGAAACTGCAGATTGGTGTATAGCAAATCAAATTCATTTGATTGTCAACGAAATCTATGGTCTTTCATTGATCGACATTTCTCATCCTGAAATCAAAGAGGATTATCCCAACCCAATTGAATTTGTTTCTTTTGGCAAAATCATGTCTGAATATCAAAACCCCTATCTCCATTTTTGGTACTCGTTTTCTAAGGATTTTGGCGTTTCAGGATTCAGAATTGGTTTACTCCACTCTTTTAACGAGGAATTAATTCAAGCTTATCGAAATGCTGGTTTAAGCCATTCGATCTCCAATTATACGCAATGGGTGATGAGTGAAGTTTTGGAGGACAAAGCTTTTCTAGAGCAATTTTTCTCTACTTACCGAGAGCGCTTGACAGAGTCCTATTTAATCGTGAGAAAATCACTCAAGAGGATGAATATCCCATTTAACCCTTCTTTTGGAAGTCTTTTTGTCTGGATGGATTGGTCAAAATTCCTTTCCGAAGAATCTGCAGAAGGTGAGGAAAAATTATGGATGGAGATCTATCAGCAAACCGGTGTATTACTTACCCCCACCAATGGCTTTGGCCATAAAAAGAAAGGCTTATACCGAATGGTTATCACTAGTCTAAACCAAAGTAAACTCCAGGTTGCCATGGACAAGTTAGAGGACTTCACCAAGAAGAAATAATTCTTAAAAACCATTATTTCAGCACAATAGCTAGAAAACCCAATAGTTATTGAACCAATAATCTCTATTTTTAAAAGTCTTCAATGAAGTCTAGCATGAAAGCAATTACAAAGCATCACTATGGAGGGCCGGAGGTTCTTGGTTTAGAGGAAGTAGAAAAACCTAGGGTTAAGGAAAAGCACTTGCTGGTAAAAGTGAAAGCCAATTCAGTCAACCCCGCTGACTGGCATACTTTGAGAGGTGAGCCTTACTTTGCCAGATTGAGCTTTGGTTTATTTAAGCCAAAAGATAAGATTCTAGGTGCTGACTTTGCTGGAATAGTGGAAGAAGTAGGTCAAGGTGTAAGCCAATTTAAAGTAGGAGATCGTGTTTTTGGGGAATATCTAGATGGAGGTTCATTTGCGGAATATGTCTGCGTTCCTGAATCGGTATGTGGATTGATGCCAAAGGATTCAAGCGAAATTGAAATGGCAGCTGTTCCCATTGCAGGATTAACGGCCCTACAGGCAATAATTACCCATGGAAAGCTGGAGTCCGGAGAAAACGTTTTGATCAATGGATCTTCTGGAGGTGTTGGCCATTTTGCTGTTCAAATTGCAAAAGCTTATGGAGCCCATGTGACTGGGGTTTGCTCAAGTAGAAATGTGGATTTTGTCAAATCACTAGGTGCAGACCAAGTCATTGCTTATGATCAAGAAAGCATCCATGAACACAATGGAAACTATGATTTGGTGCTGGACACTCATGGAAATCTAAATTTTGCCGATTACAAAAGAATGGGAAAACGTGGAGTCTTGATTGGCTTCACAGGTATGGGACAAATGATGGGAGTTTTATTGAAAAAATTTCTGAAAAATTTCCCCATTGCTTTGTTTACTGCCTCTGCAAATACTGATGATTTGGAAACATTAGCTAGGCTTATCCACGAAGGAAAAGTAAAACCACATATCGAAAAGACCTATCCTTTCACACAATTCCCAGAAGCTATAGCCTACATAGAAAACATGAGAACCCGAGGGAAAGTGACTGTTACTTGGGAGATCTAATTTTTGAAAAAGGGAAACTTAAAATCACTAGTCCTTAGCAGTAATCATTAACCCAAAATGAAAGAATTCATACTACTTTTCTTAACCTTAGTAACTTTTTCATTACATACAATTCAAGAAAATAGAATTGCAGATAAATCAAGCTATTTAGCGGATGTAAAAGAAGAATTAAAAAAAGAGTGGCCAAAAAACAGAACCATCAACCTTGTTTTTCATGGACATTCTGTACCCTCAGGTTATTTTAAAACACCGATTGTCAATACATTAGAAGCCTACCCCTATCAATTACTGAGCAAATTAAAAGAGCAATACCCTTATGCAGTGATCAATATAATCAACACTGCCATCGGAGGAGAGAACTCGGTTAGAGGGGCGGAAAGGTTTGATTCAGAAGTGTTAAATCACAATCCGGATGTTCTATTGATAGACTATTCCCTAAATGATCGAGGTCCAGGGTTAGAAAAAGCACAATTGGCATGGGAGGAGATGATTGAAAAAGCACTCAAAAATGACATTAAAATCCTCCTGTTAACCCCTTCTCCAGATCAAAGAGTGAACATTCTGGACGAAGAAAGTGAACTGGAACAGCATAGAAGTCAGGTGATCAATTTAGCGAAAAAACATGGCCTTGGACTGGTAGACAGCTATCAATTATTTAAAGAGGAAGTAAAGGAAGGAAATCCTATTTCTGATTACATGTCTCAGGTAAACCACCCAAATAGCAAAGGGCATCAATTGATTGCTAGTGAAATTTTTGAGTATTTTAAATAAGCTACCTTCTCAAGTCGATTTGAGTCAGATTCTTATGACATTTTCTTAAATTCAAGGGAACTCAAAACGGAAATTGAAAAAAGCCAAAACCTTCCTATGAAAGCAACAATAACATCATTGGAATTAAAAAGTCCATTTCATTTTTTTGCTTTGGCAGCAAGTGCTTTAAATATTTCCAGACAATTAAAAGCCACGAATTGCAAGGAATTTAAAAAGAGAGGTTTTTGGATGAAACACTATACCATGACTCTTTGGGAAAGTGAAAATGAATTGAAAGAATTTGCGAGAAGCGGAGCACATCTTGAAGCCATGAAAGCAAGTAGTCAGATTGCCAAGGAAATCAGAACATTCACTTTTGACACCGAATCCCTCCCAAATTGGGAGGAAGCAAAATTATTATTGCAAAAAGGAAAGGTGATAAATTTTTAAAATCAGCTTCAGAAAGGCAATTCGAGAAATACTTTTTTGCAGAAAAACTCAAAATATCCCAGACAGCTGAAAATCTTCCTGAAAAATTGAATTTACTTTGTTTGTTTTTTAAGAAACACGATTGTAAAAAGATGAATATTGTAAAATTCAAAGAGGAACATAGAGATCAAATTCTGAAAGTATGGGAAGATTCTGTTCTCAAGTCACATGACTTTTTAAATCCAGATGATTTTCAGGAAATCAAGAAATTAGTAAACAGCATTGATTTCAATGATCTCGAGGTGTACTGCTTAATAGATCAAAATAAGGTACATGGTTTTATTGGAGTAGCTGATCAAAATATTGAAATGTTATTCATAGCCCCTTCCCACTTTGGACAAGGGCTGGGTAAACGATTAGTCAATTTTGCTATCCTTGAGCTTGAAGCAAAAAAAGTTGATGTCAATGAACAGAACAGAAATGCAGTAGGATTTTATCAAAAACTAGGGTTCCAAACTTTTGAAAGAACAGAGTTAGATGATCAAGGCAGAAACTATCCTTTACTAAGGATGAAGCTTTAAGGATATATTTCATTCAGAGAACATAAAAAAAAGGAGCCACTGCAAATTAGTGGCTCCTTTTTGTTTCTTAGCAAAACTTATCAATCCTTTCTTCGCTCCAGGATCTTTTCTACTTTTTCTTTAGAGGTCCCGTAGATTCTTCCTTCCGAAGCATCCTCTACATAGCGATCAATATATTGCTGACTAAGCTCTGGGCTGTCTTTGTATTTGACGCGCATCTTCTCCAAACGCTCATGAAGGTCAGCTCGAACTTCTGCATATTCCGGATCATCATACACATTCTTCAGCTCTTTAGGATCTTTATTACGATCGATCAACTCCCATTCATCTTCTACAAAATAGTAGTGGATCAATTTGTAGTCTTTCGTCACGATCGCATAGTGCCTGTTGACCATATGTTCTGCAGGGTATTCGTAGTAATGATAGTACACTTCATCTCGAGTCCACTGATCTTCATTTCCAGTTAGGAGTGGCATCATGCTTTCTCCTTGCATATCAGCCGGAGCGTCTACCCCTGCGGCATCCAAAAATGTCTGTGCGAAATCTAGGTTTTGGACCATCGCATCGGATTTAGTACCTGCTTTGGCTTTTCCTGGCCATGCAACAATCAAAGGCGTTTTGAAGGACTCATCGTAAACAAATCGCTTGTCAAACCAACCGTGCTCTCCCAAGTAAAATCCCTGATCAGAAGTGTAAACGATAATGGTATTTTCCAAAAGATTGTTTTCCTCTAGGTAATCAAGAAGCCTTCCTACATTTTCATCCACAGACTTAATGGTTCCCAAATAGTCTTGCATATATCGTTGGAACTTCCATTTCATCATATCTTCCTCAGTCATGGAGGGATATATTTTCTTAAACTCCTCGGCTACTTTTCCATAGGCTTTGTCAAAATTTGCCTTCTGTTCTGGAGTAAACCTTTTCCAATGATTGACAAATCTACCTTTATCATTCCTAATTTCCTCTATGCCCAGTTCATCCATCGTTTCTGGGTAAAGCTTGTTATCACCTGACCAACCCATATCCTTCAAAATGCTCATTTCAGCTTCAGCAGCAGCATTTGTTCTACCAGAATAATCGTCAAACAAAGTAGCAGGCTCTGGGAATGTTCTATTCGTGAATTCTTCTAAATGGCGCTCTGCCATTAACCAGGCTCTATGCGGTGCTTTATGTAGATACATCAGCATAAATGGGTCTTCTTCTTTTCTTTCATTAGAAAGCCAATCCAAAGTCATGTCCGTAATAATATCTGTTACATAACCCTCCACTTTGATATTGCCTTCATTCTTGGTGATAAAATCAGGATTGTAATATGAGCCTTGACCCGGCAAAATCTTAAACTGATCAAAACCTTTTGGATTATTCCCAAAGTGTAGTTTACCAAACATAGCCGTCTGATATCCACCATCTTGTAATAGCTGAGGGAAGGTCACATTAGTAGTATCAAAAGGATAATAGTTATCAATCTTCCCATTTAAATGCGAGTGTTTACCCGTCAAAATGGTGGCTCTTGAAGGAGCACATATCGAATTGGTAACCGAGGCATTGGTAAACAAAATCCCCATATCTGCAATCCTATCGATATTTGGAGTTTCGATCAGGCTATTATCATAAGCCGAAATCGCCTGATAAGCATGATCATCAGACATGATGAAAATGATGTTGGGACGCTGAGATTTTTCTTCCTTTGCTTCTTGACATCCTGTCAAAAGAGTGATTCCTAGAAAGAATGAAAGAATTAAATGAATGTATTTCATTGGGATTGGTGAATGGATTACGTTTTAAAATCCTCCTTACCCCCTTTTGAAGGGGGAATTGGTTAGAGGTATAATTGAAAATTTCAGATTATTATAAGTAAATATTAAGGCAAATCGGTCAACGTTTTTTAGGCATTGAGAACTGTTTACTGATCACTGAACCCTGTCTGCTGCGACTGCTCACTGCTCACTGCCTACTAATTTTCTGTCGAAAGCTTTCTATCCTTAAAGATCTTATCCAGCAACTCGGTATTCTTCCCTCCTGCATAAGAATTATTCTCCTGCAAGTAATCTAAATACTCATTAAGGTA
Above is a window of Algoriphagus machipongonensis DNA encoding:
- a CDS encoding TonB-dependent receptor, with the protein product MLKYLLVGILLFASNCVFSQTTYKAKIIDKDSGTPLVGATILVKEISLGAVSDENGIVTIQEIPAGNYTLDIRFLGYETQKVNRTFPLETSDKPEVFYLEHAHEEMEVLVVRSNRSSRVIEDVPTRVEIIAGEELSEKGNMKPGDIRMLLNESTGIQTQQTSATSYNSSIRIQGLDGKYTQLLRDGLPLYAGYSSGLSLMQIAPLDLAQVEVIKGASSTLYGGGAIAGLVNLISKTPEDKPELSIMLNGTSALGLDASAYYAAKKGKIGTTIFTSYNKGTAYDPAEIGLTAIPKFDRFTINPKLFWYMNSQSSLVLGLNLMQEDRLGGNIDFIEGESMINPYFEKNTTDRISTSLNYQNQLSETSQLTVKNSLSFYDRSIEVPDFLFSGKQFSSFSEVNINTQGENSEWIGGLNLWTDQFTQKEGNEALPLDYTLNTYGVFIQNLWNVSEQWTLESGFRLDYQKDYGAFPLPKISAMFKPSDALTFRLGGGLGYKSPTVFTEDAERNQFQNILPIDPKLFEAEKSAGTNLDINYKVAIGDELSLVANTLFFYTRIQNPLLLTPAGSNYEFQQPQGSLETQGVEVNMKWNYKDFKLFVGYTFADVQQQYNDIKSTYPLVAKHRINNVLMYEKHENFWIGLEAYYFSPQQLNDGKSGKSYWIVGLMSEKKFGEKFSIFLNFENFLDTRQTRFDTIYTGSLSNPEFRDIYAPVDGFVINGGIKFRLL
- a CDS encoding aminotransferase class I/II-fold pyridoxal phosphate-dependent enzyme, yielding MSQSSLSQKGQTASESPARVDMEIYFEALDNPYHPTDNPKGALPMNVAENHLCWEMLRDRIQQVTREHEIPDWVASYGDPAGIPRFREATASFLENHLFGTHVNPDSLAFSVGATSVIEMTSFLLADPSDTAVIPAPSYPVYTGDIGVIPGVIRYDLQTHEELEELKNGIPINTQKLEQAKKDIEAKGSRFKILILTSPDNPTGGIYSEKQLRETADWCIANQIHLIVNEIYGLSLIDISHPEIKEDYPNPIEFVSFGKIMSEYQNPYLHFWYSFSKDFGVSGFRIGLLHSFNEELIQAYRNAGLSHSISNYTQWVMSEVLEDKAFLEQFFSTYRERLTESYLIVRKSLKRMNIPFNPSFGSLFVWMDWSKFLSEESAEGEEKLWMEIYQQTGVLLTPTNGFGHKKKGLYRMVITSLNQSKLQVAMDKLEDFTKKK
- a CDS encoding NAD(P)-dependent alcohol dehydrogenase; translation: MKAITKHHYGGPEVLGLEEVEKPRVKEKHLLVKVKANSVNPADWHTLRGEPYFARLSFGLFKPKDKILGADFAGIVEEVGQGVSQFKVGDRVFGEYLDGGSFAEYVCVPESVCGLMPKDSSEIEMAAVPIAGLTALQAIITHGKLESGENVLINGSSGGVGHFAVQIAKAYGAHVTGVCSSRNVDFVKSLGADQVIAYDQESIHEHNGNYDLVLDTHGNLNFADYKRMGKRGVLIGFTGMGQMMGVLLKKFLKNFPIALFTASANTDDLETLARLIHEGKVKPHIEKTYPFTQFPEAIAYIENMRTRGKVTVTWEI
- a CDS encoding SGNH/GDSL hydrolase family protein, with product MKEFILLFLTLVTFSLHTIQENRIADKSSYLADVKEELKKEWPKNRTINLVFHGHSVPSGYFKTPIVNTLEAYPYQLLSKLKEQYPYAVINIINTAIGGENSVRGAERFDSEVLNHNPDVLLIDYSLNDRGPGLEKAQLAWEEMIEKALKNDIKILLLTPSPDQRVNILDEESELEQHRSQVINLAKKHGLGLVDSYQLFKEEVKEGNPISDYMSQVNHPNSKGHQLIASEIFEYFK
- a CDS encoding DUF3291 domain-containing protein encodes the protein MKATITSLELKSPFHFFALAASALNISRQLKATNCKEFKKRGFWMKHYTMTLWESENELKEFARSGAHLEAMKASSQIAKEIRTFTFDTESLPNWEEAKLLLQKGKVINF
- a CDS encoding GNAT family N-acetyltransferase, yielding MNIVKFKEEHRDQILKVWEDSVLKSHDFLNPDDFQEIKKLVNSIDFNDLEVYCLIDQNKVHGFIGVADQNIEMLFIAPSHFGQGLGKRLVNFAILELEAKKVDVNEQNRNAVGFYQKLGFQTFERTELDDQGRNYPLLRMKL
- a CDS encoding sulfatase family protein, encoding MKYIHLILSFFLGITLLTGCQEAKEEKSQRPNIIFIMSDDHAYQAISAYDNSLIETPNIDRIADMGILFTNASVTNSICAPSRATILTGKHSHLNGKIDNYYPFDTTNVTFPQLLQDGGYQTAMFGKLHFGNNPKGFDQFKILPGQGSYYNPDFITKNEGNIKVEGYVTDIITDMTLDWLSNERKEEDPFMLMYLHKAPHRAWLMAERHLEEFTNRTFPEPATLFDDYSGRTNAAAEAEMSILKDMGWSGDNKLYPETMDELGIEEIRNDKGRFVNHWKRFTPEQKANFDKAYGKVAEEFKKIYPSMTEEDMMKWKFQRYMQDYLGTIKSVDENVGRLLDYLEENNLLENTIIVYTSDQGFYLGEHGWFDKRFVYDESFKTPLIVAWPGKAKAGTKSDAMVQNLDFAQTFLDAAGVDAPADMQGESMMPLLTGNEDQWTRDEVYYHYYEYPAEHMVNRHYAIVTKDYKLIHYYFVEDEWELIDRNKDPKELKNVYDDPEYAEVRADLHERLEKMRVKYKDSPELSQQYIDRYVEDASEGRIYGTSKEKVEKILERRKD